In Gorilla gorilla gorilla isolate KB3781 chromosome 12, NHGRI_mGorGor1-v2.1_pri, whole genome shotgun sequence, the following are encoded in one genomic region:
- the LOC129531521 gene encoding uncharacterized protein isoform X2 — protein sequence MGACLCPCVCVCEHEACACEKQREKLQIKANLYLTVKQANQPIIFFPQQAGGHWWISRGRLRASALSLTLKRLLESSREWPDPARTGPPPHAPLAWGFLSHTIMSSLLLGCPLPFQPFLTPRLNFPGRRQAPKAYHQVPTRHRTPGRHLELGWGESCGGGGKRPPSCQAWTMKRKPLSVPKELKSDGEGATGVDGGCAWSPCVPGQSLLLGV from the exons ATGGGTGCGTGTCTGTGcccttgtgtatgtgtgtgtgagcatgaggCCTGTGCATGTGAGAAGCAGAGGGAAAAGCTGCAGATCAAGGCAAACCTGTATCTGACAGTGAAACAAGCAAACCAACCCATCATCTTTTTCCCCCAGCAGGCTGGAGGCCACTGGTGGATTTCACGAGGGAGGCTGAGAGCATCAGCTTTGTCTCTGACACTGAAAAGATTGCTGGAAAGCAGCCGCGAGTGGCCTGACCCTGCACGCACGGGCCCACCTCCCCATGCTCCCCTGGCCTGGGGCTTTCTTTCTCACACCATCATGAGCTCCCTTCTTCTGGGCTGCCCCCTGCCATTCCAGCCCTTTCTGACCCCTCGTCTGAATTTCCCAGGCCGTAGGCAAGCACCCAAAGCATATCATCAGGTGCCCACAAGGCACAGGACACCGGGCCGACACCTGGAGCTGGGGTGGGGTGAGAGCTGCGGAGGAGGGGGCAAGAG GCCTCCTTCATGCCAGGCCTGGACCATGAAGAGGAAGCCACTTTCTGTCCCCAAGGAGCTCAAGTCTGATGGGGAAGGAGCCACTGGAGTGGACGGAG GCTGTGCCTGGTCTCCCTGCGTCCCAGGCCAATCCCTCCTCCTGGGTGTGTGA
- the LOC129531521 gene encoding uncharacterized protein isoform X3 produces the protein MGKEPLEWTEAVPGLPASQANPSSWVCDLCLLNPVFQLARELRESSLHVQLSTLWRRTVWKGNGGCVGAWKRRVAPRLFPLPGNSFALVQKTSTHSDQVLLDSTAPGPGMRKVLLGPPWATAFLLSSASVVSNAAPAVPLPGSLGSHTLLWRPRLAPSRGGCCLWRVEVRGRD, from the exons ATGGGGAAGGAGCCACTGGAGTGGACGGAG GCTGTGCCTGGTCTCCCTGCGTCCCAGGCCAATCCCTCCTCCTGGGTGTGTGATCTTTGCCTGCTGAATCCTGTCTTCCAGTTAGCCCGTGAGCTCAG GGAGTCTTCTCTGCATGTACAGTTATCCACTCTGTGGCGCAGGACTGTGTGGAAGGGAAACGGAGGCTGCGTGGGAGCCTGGAAGAGGAGGGTGGCACCTAGGCTATTCCCTCTGCCAGGGAATTCCTTCGCCCTCGTTCAGAAAACATCCACCCATTCG GACCAGGTCCTCCTAGACTCCACAGCCCCCGGCCCAGGGATGAGGAAGGTGCTGCTTGGCCCACCATGGGCCACAGCCTTCCTGCTCAGCTCAGCCTCGGTGGTGAGTAACGCTGCCCCTGCTGTGCCACTTCCGGGCTCTCTGGGCTCCCACACTCTGCTGTGGAGGCCCAGGCTGGCTCCCTCTCGGGGTGGGTGCTGCCTctggagggtggaggtgaggggaaGGGACTGA
- the LOC129531521 gene encoding uncharacterized protein isoform X1, with protein MGACLCPCVCVCEHEACACEKQREKLQIKANLYLTVKQANQPIIFFPQQAGGHWWISRGRLRASALSLTLKRLLESSREWPDPARTGPPPHAPLAWGFLSHTIMSSLLLGCPLPFQPFLTPRLNFPGRRQAPKAYHQVPTRHRTPGRHLELGWGESCGGGGKRPPSCQAWTMKRKPLSVPKELKSDGEGATGVDGGEFGCSALEPLPTGDNPKMGGSGPCHCGGPGEVAPW; from the exons ATGGGTGCGTGTCTGTGcccttgtgtatgtgtgtgtgagcatgaggCCTGTGCATGTGAGAAGCAGAGGGAAAAGCTGCAGATCAAGGCAAACCTGTATCTGACAGTGAAACAAGCAAACCAACCCATCATCTTTTTCCCCCAGCAGGCTGGAGGCCACTGGTGGATTTCACGAGGGAGGCTGAGAGCATCAGCTTTGTCTCTGACACTGAAAAGATTGCTGGAAAGCAGCCGCGAGTGGCCTGACCCTGCACGCACGGGCCCACCTCCCCATGCTCCCCTGGCCTGGGGCTTTCTTTCTCACACCATCATGAGCTCCCTTCTTCTGGGCTGCCCCCTGCCATTCCAGCCCTTTCTGACCCCTCGTCTGAATTTCCCAGGCCGTAGGCAAGCACCCAAAGCATATCATCAGGTGCCCACAAGGCACAGGACACCGGGCCGACACCTGGAGCTGGGGTGGGGTGAGAGCTGCGGAGGAGGGGGCAAGAG GCCTCCTTCATGCCAGGCCTGGACCATGAAGAGGAAGCCACTTTCTGTCCCCAAGGAGCTCAAGTCTGATGGGGAAGGAGCCACTGGAGTGGACGGAGGTGAGTTTGGCTGCTCAGCACTGGAACCCCTTCCTACTGGGGACAATCCCAAGATGGGGGGATCTGGGCCATGTCACTGTGGGGGCCCAGGGGAGGTAGCTCCCTGGTAG